aaaggcaaatttggtatctctatctctatatatatatattctgaaagtacacgttataaggatttcatttcaccccccttttacatatgcacaacttattgttttcagagccacacaatttgaagttcaacagtgtgtgtcaatggcagaactagtatatgactcggtacacacttagtatggcctggtacctacaaaggcgaacttggtataaatatctatatattatactgaaagtacacgttataaggatttcatttcaccccccttttacatatgcacaacttattgtcttcagagccacacaatttgaagttcaacagtgtgtgtcaatggcagaactagtatatgactcggtacacacttagtatggcctggtacccacAAAGGCAAAGTTGGTattaatatctatatatatatatatatatatatattctgaaagtacacgttataaggatttcatttcaccccccttttacatatgcacaacttattgttttcagagccacacaatttgaagatcaacagtgtatgtcaatgtgaggcttagtatgtgactcggtacacacttagcagggcctggtacctacaaaggcaaatttggtataaatatctatatatattctgaaagtacacgttataaggatttcatttcaccccccttttacatattcacaacttattgttttcagagccacacaatttgaagtttaacagtgtgtgtgtcaatggaagaactagtatatgactcggtacacacttagtatggcctggtacctacaaaggcgaatttggtataaatatctatacatattctgaaagtacacgttataaggatttcatttcaccccccttttacatatgcacaacttattgttttcagagccacacaatttgaagatcaacagtgtatgtcaatgtgaggcttagtatgtgactcggtagagagttagtatggcctggtacctacaaaggcgaacttggtataaatatctatatatatatactgaaagtacacgttataaggatttcatttcacccccctttgacatatgcacaacttattgttttcacagccacactatttgaagttcaacagtgtgtcaATAGAAGGCCTAGTGACTTGGTACAGACTTGGTATTGCCTggtactacaaaggcgaacttggtataaatatctatgtgTATTCTGAAAGTATATGTTATAAGGAGTCCATTTTACCCCCTTTtaaatatgcacaacttattgttttcatagCCACACAATTTAAAGTTCAATAGTATTGTGTATAGTATGGCAGGCCtagggtaggctatatgagtccgtacagagttagtatggcaCCTATAAAGACAAATTTGGCATAAATatctattctgaaagtacaagTCCATTTTAGCCTACGGTagcactttattttaatgtgtcgctgttacagtgtacctacctgattaggtacagtggtacaacctgtgtaacaacatgtactatcaggtactatcattgtacttgcattatgtatttgtgggtacctacatatagttgttacattgtaatactgagtgcttttacaaaactttgccaatttgccaaaactttcatcagaggcaaagagctgacctgagacctgctggatggggtaaatctggtcatggtagatttgatatacaaaccattcttagctccggtcaaggcctcattgtcttcagtgtacatgtaacagctgtgctgctacaaccttgttactctttgatacagtggaataaacgtattaagtgtaccagttaattacttacatgtacatatgacatgtatgttgtgtctttgatgtcttggaacaggtctactaattcacatgtactatgtggtgtaacagcagacacgtttcaacacatcaattacacattacaggatgcatgacatcattgacaggatgtatataatttgtacatgtaagtacttaactggtacactttattttaatgtgtttattccactgtatcaaaagagtaataaatgtgtaccgacacagttgatacatgtactacagtatgtagggtaatggcagacatgttccaagacaccaatgacacaacatacatgtaatatgtaattgtaagtacttaactggtacacttcattttaatgggtttatgccactgtataaaagagcaataaatgtgtaccaacacagttaatatatgtactatgtagtgaattagtcgacctgttccaagacatcgaagacataacatacatgtcatatgtacatgtaagtaattaactggtacacttaataggtttattccactgtatcaaagtgtaacaaggttgtagcagcacagctgttacatgtactctgaagacaatgaggccttgactggagctaagaatggtttgtatatcaaatctaccatgaccagatttaccccatccagcaggtctcagatcagctctttgcctctgatgaaaatgtaggcaaattggcaaagttttgtaaaagcactcagtattacaatgtaacaactatatgtaggtacccacaaatacataatgcaagtacaatgatagtacctgatagtatatgttgttacacaggttgtaccactgtacctaatcaggtaggtacactgtaacagcgacacattaaaataaagtgttacctagcCGACCACCTAAGTTTGAACTAAGTGTGGAAGGATTACCTTTTTCATGAACATGACCTAAAATAACACTATTATCAAATAACAATTATATTAATGCAAAGTATAATCGTATAAAAACATTAACTTTAAATAAATGTATAGTACATTATAATCCCCTTTTTTCTATGTTAGTTTTTGTTCCCctcttttaatagtagcctacatcaggaGATGGCGACGTTTGTCCAGAGAaagtccgtagacgggctctggttggTCTTGCCTTGCATTGAGAAAGGTGTTGCGTGAGATCACTTCCGTTCAATTTCAAGGATGTTAGCAAGACAATTCTGCTACAATTACAACATTTGCACAGGCTAAGTTTCAGCAACATGTTTACATTTCGTGTAAACCtttgaaatacactgaaaaccGAATTTTAACCTAATTTATCTGATCGTTCGTACCTTTATTTTGACGCTTTTCGCCGCCATATTGCCCGCTATTGTCGCGTACTGTCGCTTACTGTCGCTAGCTCCACGGAACTTAGTCTGCtcttcttcagctgtgcttctaCTGACCAAGAATCTGCATTGCTGCCCTCTACTGGTCTGGGGTGTACCTATTCACATATTACCTTAAGTTACACTGATCTTCAACTCCACTGTAGCACAATGGCCAAGGCACTTGCCTCACAAACGGGCAACCCAGGTTCAAAACCCCCCATCCAAGCAAAAGGGAAAGAAAACTAGTTTTCTTAAGGAAACATATGAAGAAAACTATTCTTGATCAaggcacacacatccaaacCTGTCTAAGACATAGTTATAGATTACTTCACTCATCTTTTCCAACTTAACCTTGACCTCTTTCTCCATCAACCCTTctgtactcctctctctcttctgagaCTGGGTTTCTGattgcatacatacataaatacatacatacatacaaagtaTTTGGAACcacatgggaaaaaaaaaaaaaaaaaaaaaaaaaaaaaacgtacctTGTGTGTCAGACTCACGCTGTACCTCAGTGTCACTGTCTACATTCTCTGAGATAAGGAAGGAGATGGAAATGACAAATCGTAAAGTGGCAATTAATTTGATTGTCTGACGTAAACAACTGTAGCTGAAACATGACTTAAACCTGTTAATTTTTCTATCTAAAGTCTACACTTTACACAGAAATATGTGAAGACAGACATCAGTCTTTGTAGTATGAAAATACATATCTTGTGTGTCAGACTCACCCTGTGCCTCATGGTCACTGTCAAGGTTCACACTCTCTGAGATGAGCAAGGGGATGAAAGTCAAAAGGTACCAATTCATTTTATAATACATGATTTGACCTGGACATTTTTTAAGCTTAACCTTTTACCTTTTACACAGAAATGTGTGAAGAAAAACATCAGAAATACCTTCTGGACCGATTGTGATGTCATCCAGGCCTTTGCCTTTGAATTCTGCCAAACGCCCCTGTTCAAGAGCCAAGAGGACTTTGCTAATTTTAGCAAGTTGAAGGGTCCCTTCAGGCAGCCTGTAAAATTGCCGATGGACTCTGACATCATGGCCAAGGAAATTGGCTAATTGGTCCAGCTCTGTATTACTGAGGTTGAGAACTTGAGAGAGTGTTCCGGTTTGCTTGCGCAGTTTTGTAGAAGTGAGACTTGTGTAGTTTGCAATACCACAGACCTTGGCAAAATCTCTGATACAATCAGAACCACGGTAGCAGGTCAATACAGACGGCCTGGCAAATAGGTAGCCATTTTCCTTAAGAATCCCACACTCAAGTCGCTTGGCAACAAGGAGGTCCAACGATCTCTGCATTTCTGGAGTTAGGAGGACAGGgacctttcttcctctttttcctcGTATCTCCAACCTCCTGAAATGCTGACAGAGTTTTTTCTCTAGCTCTGAAAGCGCCATACCCACATCTTCCTGCAGATCTACTGGATTTGGAGCAAAATAGGTAGAGAGGGGCATTTTTGAAACTTCTCCTGTTCTACGTCGGTTGAACATCATGACTTGTGTCAAAGTGATTTTAGTCAGATGTAGCCAAGTGTTTTTAGACGGCTCTGAGGACAGTTCGTTGTAAAACTGTTCCTGCTGCATGTCCAAATAGGAGTGGAGTTTCTGAACATCCTTAGTGAACGGAATCAACTGAGGAACATTCCATTTCGATTCATGCATTGTTCTCAGTGATGCAGCTGAAATGAGTTCGTTCCATCTGGCTTCGTACACTGAGCGGAACCTACGAGCATCTTTTGCTGCTGGTTGGTTGTTTTGCATACTTGCACGGGCTTCAAGAAGCAGCGATATCTTCACCAGACTATGCCCAATTTTTAGTGCAAGACTTGGACGCTTGTAGGTGCTGGATTCAGAGACAAAGCCAGCCACGAGTTGCACAGCTTGCACAACATGCATGAAATTTTCAGGCTTCATGTGATCTTCGATGGTCTTCAAGGGAGTGGTTTTCCTCGAACAAATCAAAAGCCTTCCCAGTTCCCTCATTTTCTGACGGATATATTCATGTTTGCCAACATCATATCCATGCTTGTTATGCAAATGCACACCATACTCCATGATCCAGACATCAGATTTAACTGCAAAGTAAACGTCATCTTGAATCATATGGTTTAGGACCTTCCAGAATTCTGCTTTGACTCCAGGTGGTGGTGGTACAGCAAAAGCACAAAGTGCTTGCACCCGTGTTTTGCCAGGCTTCGTAGGGCCACTAGGCTTAAACTTGCATATCATCATGTGGCGCCACATAACTTTCTTTGTGAAATAGCCTTGACAATATATACAGTGATCAAAATCTCTGGGTTTAGAATCATCTTTTGGTTGTTTCCGAGGAACAAGCTTTCCAACACCAGTATTTAAGACCTCAGAATTGTGGGCGAAGTTGCCTCTATTTCTCAAATGTTCCAGATGCAGTCTTCTTTGTTTAGAACCTTTTGGAAAAGACCCAGCCTGTGCAACTTCTTTCTCGTTTTTATGAGCACGCTCTAAATGCCTGGCCATTTTTATAAATCCCTTTTTACAGTATAAACAGTACTGTTTTTTGTTATATTGTCGTGATCCATCCTCTTTTTTACAGACAGCAGGTACGGTAAGTAAGTCGTCAGCTACATCTGAAGTGGGGGAAGTAGTACTGTCAGGACAAACCAGTGTCGAGCTTCCATGAGGGTCTTCAGTGTATGAAGTTTCTGATGACTGTCCACCAAAAGAATGTGTTCGGCAACAGGATACACTTCTGGAATGGTGCCTTTTCCGTTTCAAAGCACTGCCCTTTCGTACGAGTGAGCGTCCCCTTAATGTAATTTTCTTCTGATTGGATGTTTCAAAAACTTCACTGGTGTCCGTTTCATCAGATGAATCCTCGCTTGTATCAGGAACATATTCTTCTTCACTTTCATCTGATGTCTCAAAAAGCTCATAGGAATCAAAATCGGTTTGTCTGTTaatctttgggggggggggataaaataaataaaaatagctCAGTTACTTAACTTTTTCAATGCAGTTTTATATCAAATGAACCAACTATAATGTCCATCTTCATTAGTGCCTTGATTACCTGAATGCTTTTGGTCCTCCTCAGTTTAGGGACATAAGGCTGGTCTTGGTCTGAGGACTCCTGAATTAGATTACATCTCTAGAGTATCACAAATCAACAGCACATTGATAAAtaagaacaaaataaaataagtgATAAAAAGAAATATAGAATATAGAAAGACAAAGGAAAACACAGGAATACTTAATGGTAACGAAGGTTACTTTTTAATCTTTTTACCTAAGTGGTAATAGATATTAATTATAAGTCAATGGTCATGTTCAAATTCACAtgtaaaatgtgtaaaaaaaaaaatgcatagaAATAAACTGCGGACTGTAAATCATTTGAAAACATTTCAATGACAGAATTTGGCCATTGTGGTCCACGAATTTCCATCAGCTTGGTCATATGTAATGACTATCGTTCTTTATAGAGAACAAGAAGTTGATCTTTTCTACAATAGCAACTGAAAAGAAAATTCCATACCTTTTTCTTGGGCGAAAGCAGACCACAGTGTTCAGGTGTTTCATAACGGTCAGCTAGTCCAGACTCAATCACAGTACGTTTCTCTCCAATCTAAAAGACAATGTTTAAGGAATAACTAGAAATGAACAAATATTATTTATGTGCACAACCAACAACCATTAAAGCCACAAAACTGACaaaaatggagtggaatggggaaaaaaggaatggagaaaaaaaagcgCAACAATTTCAAATGTACCGAATTTAGTCAAACACTGTTTTAGGAAAACAAGGTAAAGGGTAGTTAACTCTtcaggcgccagaggtttttggGAAAATTATACGATTTGGGCAGCAAGACTTCAAAAGACTGGCTTAAAAGTGGCTAAAGATAAAGACTTGGTGTATATGAGAAAAATGTTCTGTATGGCCTAAAGTTCATGTGTAGTGTAATTCTgggctaatttgcatatagtgaAGTCATAGGCAGAGTCACAAAGGCAGCCACTCCAAAGCGCACAGCTCCCCATTTTGCACGCGAATCAAACAACCATCATCTTTGCTAGTTCTTATTTTTGTTACATCCCTGACACTTCTTACATATCCACCAGCTTTACAACATACACTTTGACTATGTTTACACCTGCTACACCCACTTATACAGTGTTCAAACAAGCCCCGTATTCGTGTGCTTCATGGGTGGTTCATTGCCATCATTATTTGTCGCCATTTCTAGCCTTATTTTCACTACCCCTGGTGCCTTTGCATCCCCACCAGTTCTCATACTAACATTACAATAACATTTACCTCTGCAAACATCATCCATGTTGGTCAATGAGCTCGAACAAACATTGTGTGCTTTGTGAAATCGTGACTATCAGCTGGCAGCGGTAAACATTATGCTGAGAAGCAATGCAAATAAGACGATCATTAGATGATCAATCGTTATCTTCCCAAAGGAAATATACAGTAGATAATACATTAACAAACCCAATTCTGCAATATCGATGACCTTTTTATTTAAAATTTAGTGTAATTCAGCTTGAATTTAGTCGCATTTGGCAGCATCCCGACTTCCGGATCTGGCTTTAACTCGAGGGTTTCATGCGGTTGTTTGAATGCATTTCCCCATGTAATTTTCAATAGAAACATGACGTCATCTTGAGCTGACATCGAAGTACTACatgtctgccaactagtggaGGGGAGTTCAAACTAAATTTGACACCGTATTTGACAAAATCGTCTGTTTTATTCAATACGGCACCTTGTCGACTTTAGTTCAGGAAATAGTGCCACGTAATAGTTCATGTTCCGAACTTTGAGGTGGACGAACGCACGCTAAAGTAGGTCTCTGGCCAATGTCCTATGGCAATGCTGCAGGACCACCCTGGTGGCGCCTGCTTCCGCAGCAGCTCTCAGTGATGCGGCAAGACCACGCTGGTGGAGAGCATGCGAGAAGCAGTTTACGCAGCGTCTCTTGACAGTTGTTTGTCTCTTGCGACTGCGCGGCAGGCATTGGCGGGAGACCGAACGCTAAAGAGTGCTAAGGGATATTAAAGCAACGTATATACGTCAGAGGTTGATTAGTGGATTTAAGCCATTAGTTGGAATGAATGTATTACTTAAAAGGGTGTCAGGCAAGGTTGCAGGTCTGGATTCTGGAGCGTAGAACCATGCCAATTCTGATGACTGCATCAGTATACGATGCACATTCTCCAAGCACCCCTCTGGATTAAATCAGGGTAAAATGAGATATTTAGGACCGAACAGTCTGAACTGGTgaatggggagggggtgggtgtgAGCGCAAAGTAAAGCTGAGTCACCGACGGGTGAGATGTGTATAAGTAACCTCTGACTGCAGAGGAGGAGTGGCATATTTCGTCATGTTCCTCTTGAACCTACGTTAGTAAACGCCATTTAACATTACAACTAACATTGACCTGTTTGTGCACAAGAACAGCAATTAAAATGAATTACAAGGCCACACTCACATCTTCAATATTGTGTCTTCCATGTTGATGACTTAAGTTACAAACATTTGAATTTTACCTGACAAGAAAATGGTGTGGTTGGTCATACCTAAAAACTAATTTTCTGACACGAACAAGAAGTTATTCTTTCCTGGAAGAGCAACCGAAATGAAAATCATTACCTTTTTCTTGGAAACTGACGAAAGCACTGCAGGCTGCTGGGATGTTTGAGGGGCCTCTACTGCTGTAGAATTAGTCACAACGGGTTCCTCTTCGATCTGAAAACGATGTTCAACAACATTCAAGAATAGCTGGTTGTCGGTACTTTCTTACTAATTCATATCACCACAAACAATTCCTAAgacatacacaaaaaaacacatagttatagtacagtatatactgtaaaGTTATACATTATAGTTAAAAATCCCATGTTAATGTTTAATCAAAACCCTAAAAAGCCATTAGAAGAGGTTCAGGAATAGTGTCTGAAGATTCTCATTCATCCAGGTCATGGTAGCCAAGTTCAGTTAGTTAAGCCAACTggacttctttttttttgacaTACTAATTATGTTAATTAGTGAGTCATGTGACCCATTGTCACATGATGAGGGGTGTGGCCTACAGTTCACAGTTCTGAACAACAATGAATATCATTAATTGTTAATGAGAAAATGTAGCTATCGTGGTCCCCAGAATTCCACCAGACCAGAAAATTGTGTGCTTGGTCACACCTAACCACTATTCTTCCAATAGACATTTTAATAATAGGTTGATGTGGTCCCCTCAAGGTGCAAAAACCAGAATGTGCTTGGCACTAAATATAAGATGGGTTCCACTGATCACAACACTTTTCCTTTTTCTAtcatacagttttttttttattaaaaataacAGTTAAAGACCCTATCAATTGAATATTCTTTCATGGGGAGCCAGTGAAATGAACTCATTACCTTTTTCTTGGACACTGTCGAAAGCACTGCAGGCGGCTGAGATGTTTTAGGGGCCTCTACTGCGGCAGATTTGGTCATAAGACGTTTCTTTCCAATCTGAAAAACAATGTTCAACAACATTCAGGAATAGCTAcaacatgcacaataaaaatacaaattgtgtgggggggggggggggggggaaatcatGTGTTCTTGTTGCATCTGAAGTCTCAAAAAGTCTAGAGGTTAAGGTGCAGTTAGGTGCATGCTAAAGCAGTCATCACCACATTTCTGAGTAAAACTTACCTGTACACGAAAGTGGCAGTACGTgttccatacaaacacaccatcatatcaaagttcatgtctaaaccatgttgtttatctaaatttctaatgtctgaactaaaattaatatcattaattgttaataacaaAATGTAGCTATCGTggtctagcctagaaatctagacgcaccctagcggcggcaaattaatttgctcagcctgtacgtctagtattgaaccatagggatttctattggcttagcaccgtggatgttctccaatcacagcgctctattttgatagagagtcttaaggcgggcttaacaggataacgacagtcctgcgactgaacaacaagaaaggtggctatggcgaacgaagagaggttgtttgaatcggcgttggcgtcaactttggaggagttggacttgtgcttttctttgaaagttgagcaacacaatggacttaagtcattactttcgaagaaggatgtatttgcagttttgccgaccggatacggatatggtcgtagcgctggcctattgcatgcctaggcagtttgaaagacaattctctgcccgccccttggattaagcgaggtgaatggttcgatgccagactatacatctcaatgatataggatggcacCGCCAGGCTAATCGTGGTCCCCAGAATTGCACCAGACCAGAAAATTGTGTGCTTGGTCACACCTAACCACTATTCTTCCAACAATCGGTTGGTGTGGTCCCCTCAAGGTGCAAAAACCAGAATGTGCTTGGCACTAAATATTAAAGATGGGTTCCACTGATCACAACACTATTCCTTCTTCTATCTAACagtttttatttaaaataacaGTTAAAGACCCCATCAATTGAATATTCTTTCAGAAGGGAGCCAGTGACATAACTCATTACCTTTTTCTCGGACACTGATGATAGCACTGCAAGCTGCGGAGATGTTTCAGGGGCCTCTAAAAGCTGCGGAGATGTTTCAGGGGCCTCTACTGCAGGAGACATGGTCTCAACTGGTTCCTCTTCAATCTGAAAAACAATGTGAAA
This DNA window, taken from Alosa sapidissima isolate fAloSap1 chromosome 11, fAloSap1.pri, whole genome shotgun sequence, encodes the following:
- the LOC121724336 gene encoding uncharacterized protein LOC121724336 isoform X9 is translated as MTTNRKAPERDALEHVVKAIDKTAHLEVKFINSVKGRGVFAKSHFEKGNFVVEYRGQLIKSEESQRRRRVYHSQCAVFLFDFYWQERLWCIDAAQEDGSLGRLVNDENIRPNCKMKKLIVEGKPHLCLFALRNIIPGEEITYNYGGTDWPWRNKIEEEPVETMSPAVEAPETSPQLLEAPETSPQLAVLSSVSEKKIKEEPVETMSPAVEAPETSQQLAVLSSVSKKKIGKKRLMTKSAAVEAPKTSQPPAVLSTVSKKKIGKKRLMTKSAAVEAPKTSQPLAVLSTVSKKKIEEEPVETMSPAVEAPETSPQLLEAPETSPQLAVLSSVSEKKIKEEPVETMSPAVEAPETSQQLAVLSSVSKKKIGKKRLMTKSAAVEAPKTSQPPAVLSTVSKKKIGKKRLMTKSAAVEAPKTSQPLAVLSTVSKKKIEEEPVETMSPAVEAPETSPQLLEAPETSPQLAVLSSVSEKKIKEEPVETMSPAVEAPETSQQLAVLSSVSKKKIGKKRLMTKSAAVEAPKTSQPPAVLSTVSKKKIGKKRLMTKSAAVEAPKTSQPLAVLSTVSKKKIEEEPVETMSPAVEAPETSPQLLEAPETSPQLAVLSSVSEKKIEEEPVETMSPAVEAPETSPQLLEAPETSPQLAVLSSVSEKKIEEEPVETMSPAVEAPETSPQLLEAPETSPQLAVLSSVSEKKIGKKRLMTKSAAVEAPKTSQPPAVLSTVSKKKIEEEPVVTNSTAVEAPQTSQQPAVLSSVSKKKIGEKRTVIESGLADRYETPEHCGLLSPKKKRCNLIQESSDQDQPYVPKLRRTKSIQINRQTDFDSYELFETSDESEEEYVPDTSEDSSDETDTSEVFETSNQKKITLRGRSLVRKGSALKRKRHHSRSVSCCRTHSFGGQSSETSYTEDPHGSSTLVCPDSTTSPTSDVADDLLTVPAVCKKEDGSRQYNKKQYCLYCKKGFIKMARHLERAHKNEKEVAQAGSFPKGSKQRRLHLEHLRNRGNFAHNSEVLNTGVGKLVPRKQPKDDSKPRDFDHCIYCQGYFTKKVMWRHMMICKFKPSGPTKPGKTRVQALCAFAVPPPPGVKAEFWKVLNHMIQDDVYFAVKSDVWIMEYGVHLHNKHGYDVGKHEYIRQKMRELGRLLICSRKTTPLKTIEDHMKPENFMHVVQAVQLVAGFVSESSTYKRPSLALKIGHSLVKISLLLEARASMQNNQPAAKDARRFRSVYEARWNELISAASLRTMHESKWNVPQLIPFTKDVQKLHSYLDMQQEQFYNELSSEPSKNTWLHLTKITLTQVMMFNRRRTGEVSKMPLSTYFAPNPVDLQEDVGMALSELEKKLCQHFRRLEIRGKRGRKVPVLLTPEMQRSLDLLVAKRLECGILKENGYLFARPSVLTCYRGSDCIRDFAKVCGIANYTSLTSTKLRKQTGTLSQVLNLSNTELDQLANFLGHDVRVHRQFYRLPEGTLQLAKISKVLLALEQGRLAEFKGKGLDDITIGPEESVNLDSDHEAQENVDSDTEVQRESDTQVQKRTQSVLRLNERESSSDGDDRRKSVQKKKSKTIHKPQKRRPWETEEIAAVEKHMRNFILTCNVPRKCDCDKCLKSEPVALKNRDWKALKFYIKNRITALKRKM
- the LOC121724336 gene encoding uncharacterized protein LOC121724336 isoform X5, translating into MTTNRKAPERDALEHVVKAIDKTAHLEVKFINSVKGRGVFAKSHFEKGNFVVEYRGQLIKSEESQRRRRVYHSQCAVFLFDFYWQERLWCIDAAQEDGSLGRLVNDENIRPNCKMKKLIVEGKPHLCLFALRNIIPGEEITYNYGGTDWPWRNKIEEEPVETMSPAVEAPETSPQLLEAPETSPQLAVLSSVSEKKIKEEPVETMSPAVEAPETSQQLAVLSSVSKKKIGKKRLMTKSAAVEAPKTSQPPAVLSTVSKKKIGKKRLMTKSAAVEAPKTSQPLAVLSTVSKKKIEEEPVETMSPAVEAPETSPQLLEAPETSPQLAVLSSVSEKKIKEEPVETMSPAVEAPETSQQLAVLSSVSKKKIGKKRLMTKSAAVEAPKTSQPPAVLSTVSKKKIGKKRLMTKSAAVEAPKTSQPLAVLSTVSKKKIEEEPVETMSPAVEAPETSPQLLEAPETSPQLAVLSSVSEKKIKEEPVETMSPAVEAPETSQQLAVLSSVSKKKIGKKRLMTKSAAVEAPKTSQPPAVLSTVSKKKIGKKRLMTKSAAVEAPKTSQPLAVLSTVSKKKIEEEPVETMSPAVEAPETSPQLLEAPETSPQLAVLSSVSEKKIEEEPVETMSPAVEAPETSPQLLEAPETSPQLAVLSSVSEKKIGKKRLMTKSAAVEAPKTSQPLAVLSTVSKKKIEEEPVETMSPAVEAPETSPQLLEAPETSPQLAVLSSVSEKKIEEEPVVTNSTAVEAPQTSQQPAVLSSVSKKKIGEKRTVIESGLADRYETPEHCGLLSPKKKRCNLIQESSDQDQPYVPKLRRTKSIQINRQTDFDSYELFETSDESEEEYVPDTSEDSSDETDTSEVFETSNQKKITLRGRSLVRKGSALKRKRHHSRSVSCCRTHSFGGQSSETSYTEDPHGSSTLVCPDSTTSPTSDVADDLLTVPAVCKKEDGSRQYNKKQYCLYCKKGFIKMARHLERAHKNEKEVAQAGSFPKGSKQRRLHLEHLRNRGNFAHNSEVLNTGVGKLVPRKQPKDDSKPRDFDHCIYCQGYFTKKVMWRHMMICKFKPSGPTKPGKTRVQALCAFAVPPPPGVKAEFWKVLNHMIQDDVYFAVKSDVWIMEYGVHLHNKHGYDVGKHEYIRQKMRELGRLLICSRKTTPLKTIEDHMKPENFMHVVQAVQLVAGFVSESSTYKRPSLALKIGHSLVKISLLLEARASMQNNQPAAKDARRFRSVYEARWNELISAASLRTMHESKWNVPQLIPFTKDVQKLHSYLDMQQEQFYNELSSEPSKNTWLHLTKITLTQVMMFNRRRTGEVSKMPLSTYFAPNPVDLQEDVGMALSELEKKLCQHFRRLEIRGKRGRKVPVLLTPEMQRSLDLLVAKRLECGILKENGYLFARPSVLTCYRGSDCIRDFAKVCGIANYTSLTSTKLRKQTGTLSQVLNLSNTELDQLANFLGHDVRVHRQFYRLPEGTLQLAKISKVLLALEQGRLAEFKGKGLDDITIGPEESVNLDSDHEAQENVDSDTEVQRESDTQVQKRTQSVLRLNERESSSDGDDRRKSVQKKKSKTIHKPQKRRPWETEEIAAVEKHMRNFILTCNVPRKCDCDKCLKSEPVALKNRDWKALKFYIKNRITALKRKM